Proteins encoded together in one Impatiens glandulifera chromosome 1, dImpGla2.1, whole genome shotgun sequence window:
- the LOC124915822 gene encoding 3-ketoacyl-CoA synthase 1-like, whose product MEEKSFDWTSIHVLLSLIFITIIHRWITRKSSSTKVYLIDFSCHKPPASQTISIAESLTRGRRHWKTMKPETLEFFMTCIDRGGLGDSTYLSEGLLKDPVDVSLTAARQEMEQVIFGAVDRLLTKTKIKCEDIGILVVNCSIFNPIPSFTSMIVNHYKLKDDICSYNLSGMGCSASLRAIELAKQLLQVGTNLNI is encoded by the coding sequence ATGGAGGAGAAAAGCTTCGACTGGACTAGTATTCATGTGTTGTTGTCATTAATTTTTATCACAATCATCCATCGATGGATTACAAGAAAGTCTTCGTCTACAAAAGTCTACCTTATAGACTTCTCATGCCACAAACCGCCGGCTTCTCAGACCATCTCCATAGCCGAATCCTTAACCCGAGGCAGACGCCACTGGAAAACCATGAAACCAGAGACTTTAGAATTTTTCATGACCTGCATTGATCGGGGAGGCTTAGGCGACTCCACTTACCTTTCAGAAGGTCTTCTCAAGGACCCCGTTGATGTCAGCCTGACCGCGGCCAGGCAAGAGATGGAACAAGTCATATTTGGGGCGGTGGACAGACTCTTGACCAAGACTAAAATAAAGTGCGAGGATATTGGGATCTTGGTGGTTAATTGCAGCATTTTTAACCCTATCCCATCTTTCACATCCATGATAGTGAATCATTACAAGCTTAAGGATGATATTTGCAGTTATAACCTTAGCGGGATGGGTTGTTCTGCAAGCCTTCGTGCTATTGAGCTCGCCAAACAGCTTCTACAGGTAGGAACCAATCTAAACATATAG
- the LOC124915818 gene encoding 3-ketoacyl-CoA synthase 11-like: MFLSNHLPNHHDCLPKYELIQAVHTHMAGISDSSYRCIYMEEDDEGETGVNIGKDLLGVGNKAIRSNITSLARLILPIREKLLYMSGFCSKPDLKRAFEHFLPHVGGKPLLDELQKSLGLSDEGMEPSRMTLLRYGNVSSSSVWYELAYTEAKGWVKKGDRVWQITFGAGFKCSSMVWRALRRVDVNDEENPWKDEIETFPMEMKAMEGVTPYLNSLDEFAQ; encoded by the coding sequence ATGTTCCTATCTAACCACCTTCCTAATCATCATGATTGTTTGCCCAAGTATGAGCTGATTCAGGCCGTCCATACGCACATGGCTGGAATCTCAGACAGCTCTTACAGGTGCATCTACatggaagaagatgatgaagggGAGACGGGTGTGAACATCGGGAAGGACTTACTCGGGGTGGGAAACAAAGCCATAAGATCCAACATCACATCTTTGGCTCGGCTGATTCTCCCAATAAGGGAAAAACTCCTATACATGTCCGGCTTCTGTTCTAAGCCGGACTTGAAGAGAGCGTTTGAACATTTCTTGCCGCATGTGGGAGGTAAGCCGTTGTTGGATGAGTTGCAGAAGAGCTTAGGGTTAAGTGATGAAGGAATGGAACCTTCTAGAATGACTCTACTCAGGTATGGGAATGTGTCGAGCAGTAGTGTGTGGTATGAGTTGGCTTATACGGAAGCCAAGGGTTGGGTGAAGAAAGGGGATCGGGTTTGGCAGATCACGTTCGGGGCGGGGTTCAAGTGTAGTAGCATGGTTTGGAGAGCGTTGAGGAGAGTGGATGTGAATGATGAAGAGAATCCATGGAAAGATGAGATCGAGACGTTCCCAATGGAGATGAAGGCAATGGAAGGTGTAACTCCCTACTTAAACTCTTTAGATGAATTCGCTCAATGA